The DNA window CCCTCAGCGGGTCAATATATGGATCTGGCAATGCAGTTTTCATGAGATTAGGGGTTTCTACTTCCAGGTAGTCGCTTCTATAAAAAAACTCCCTTATAGTCTTTAATAAATCGTGTCTGATTCCCAAAATGTCGCTAAATCCCTTGAACCCTTGAACCCTTGAACCCTTGAACCCTGGCTTTCCCATTGTGTTATTGCTTTTTATAATTCAAATAAGTATACTTTGTCAAATGGAGAGATGACCGAGATGGCCGAAGGTGCTCGCCTGCTAAGCGAGTGTACGTGCTAAAACGCGTACCCAGGGTTCAAATCCCTGTCTCTCCGCCACTTTAAAGCAGTGAATAGTGATGAGTGGTGAGTGATGAGTGGTGAGTGATGAGTGGTGAGTAAAAAACTTGAACCTTAAAACCCCTGAATCCTTGAACCCTCGAACCCTTCTTCAAAATACTAAATGAAAACCAAAACCTCCTTTATCAACCTAAACGAAGAGAACCTGTTAAAAACCCTCAAACAAGAAAAAAGGCCCCTTCGATTAAACGAGTTGGAAGAGAACCTCCATCTTACTAAAGAAGATAGGAGGAAACTAAAATCACTTATAAGAAACATGTCAAAAAAAGGTTCAATAATCAAACTTAAAAACAAAAGGGTTGGAATCCCTTACGAGATGAACCTCCAGACAGGGACATTGTGGTGTACAAAGAGTGGTAACGGTTTTGTAATTCCTGATAAGGAAGGCGAAAAAGATATCTTTGTCCCCTTCAGATTCATAAAAAATGCCCTCCACGGTGATAGGGTTATTGTAAGGATAGAGCATAGAGGAAGGCATGTCAGGGAGGGTAAGGTAATAAAGGTGACAGACCGAAAAATGCATACGGTGACAGGATTTATAAAGCCATACAAGGACCTGTTATATCTTTTCCCTGATGACGAGAGGGTCTCGCATCGCTTTATCGTGGAACAACCATTCAAGGAGATAATACTCAAGGAAAACATGCTTGTTGCCTGTAGAATTACCAAATACCCTGAAGAGAGAAAAGACCCTGAGTGCAAAATTATAAAGGTATTTAATGAACTGAATGATACAAAATCCATCTCCCTTTTTGTCACCTACAAATTTGATTTTCCAGCAAGATTTAAAAAGGCCATCAATGCAGATTTAAAACAGATAGGTTTAGATGTTGCTCACAATGGCAGGAAAGACTTGAGAGCAAAGAAATTTGTAACCATAGATGGAGAATTTGCAAAAGACTTTGATGACGCAGTATACGTGGAAAAAACTTACAAAGGCTATACCCTATTTGTTTCCATAGCCGATGTCTCCCACTACGTCAAGATTGACTCCTCACTTGATAGGGAGGCATATGCCAGGGGAACAAGTGTCTACTTTCCAGGAAGTGTAATACCCATGCTGCCAAAAGAACTATCGAATGGTATCTGCAGTTTGAATCCAAACGATGATAGATATGCCGTCACAGTTCAATTAGATTTCAATAGAGATGGGGACTTAGAAAAAACCTCCTTTTATACCTCAACCATAAGAAGTGCGATGAGACTCACTTATAATAAGGTAGAAGACGCTCTGATGAAAGGAGATCAAACTGTTAGGAAAGAAACAAGACCAGTATTACCTGAATTAGAATATATGGGGGAATTGGCAAAGTTATTGAGGGGCAAGAGAGAAAGAAGGGGGAACCTTGACTTTGACCTTCCTGAACCAGAGGTTATATTAGACATAGAAGGGGGCGTGAAGAGCATTCTAAGGGCTGAAAGACTCTTTTCTCACCGGATAATAGAGGAATTTATGATTGCAGCAAATGAAGCAGTGGCAAAATTCATATCGAGTAAAAATATACCCCTCATATACAGGATTCACGAGCATCCCGAACGGGAGAAGTTAATAAATTTTGAAAAGCTCCTGTATGCCCTCAGAATAGAGCATGAAAGGGTTACAAAAAATCCCCTTTCCCTGCAATCCATACTTAGAAAAGTCAGAGAGACTGAATACGAATTCCTGGTTAACCGTGTACTCTTAAGGTCAATGAAACAGGCAAAATATTCTGCTTTCAACAAAGGACACTTTGGCTTAGGATTAGATACATACCTACACTTTACCTCGCCCATCCGGAGATACCCCGACCTCGTATGTCATAGAATTTTAAAAAACATCATCAATGGCGGATACAGATACAACGAAAAAGAACTTGAAAGGATGGCAATTCATCTCTCTGAAAGGGAACGTATTGCAATGGACGCTGAAAGGGAAATAGAGGACAGGATAAGGGTTTTATTCATGAAAGATAGGCTGGGTGAGGTATATGATGGAATAATTTCCCATATTACATCCTACGGTTTCTTTGTTGAACTCTCTGATGTATTTGTAGAAGGTTTAGTCCTTCTTTCAAGCCTCTCAGACGATTATTATGCCTTCCAGGAGGAAAAGTTCAGGCTTATCGGGAGGAGGACAAGAAAGATATATCGCTTAGGGGATAAAGTAAAAATCAGGGTCGTCATGGCAGATGTGGAGAAAAATCAGCTACACTTCGCACTTATTCCAAGATAGCCACTTAGCTATCAGTCCCTCCTCCGGCGGGATCAGCTTTCAGTCTTACTGCGATTACTCAGTGAGCTTACCCTTAATATCAAGGATATCAGACAATATACGCTTGAATAATTCAACCAGATAGGGATCAAAAATTTTGCCACTATTTATCTCAATTTCATTCAATGCCTCTTCAACTGTCCAGGCCTTTTTGTAAGGGCGTTCTGATGTAAGGCTATCAAAGACATCACACAGGCACGTGATCCTGCCGACTATCGGTATTTCCTTCCCTTTCATTCCTCTTGGATAGCCTGATCCATCCCAATGTTCGTGGTGCGTAAAAGCGATAATTTGTGCCGTCTGAATTAACTTTGAGTTTCCACCTGACAGGATTTCTTCGCCAATCTGGACGTGGGTTTGCATTGTTTTCCATTCATCGGGTTCAAGTTTCCCTTTCTTCAGAAGAATTGCATCGACAATACCTATTTTACCGATATCATGCATAGAGCTTGCAAGGCAAAATAAATCACATTCCTCGTCGTTCAGTCCGTATGCCTTCCCTAATAAAGCACAATAATGACTCATGCGTTTTATGTGCATGCCAGTATCATTGTCACGATATTCGGCAGCCCTGCTGAGGTGAAAGACAATTTCTTTCTGTGTATCCCGTAACTCTTGAATTTTCTGTTCTATTGCTCCTCCCATAACATTGAACGCGTTTGAGAGTTTTTGTATTTCTTTAGGTCCTTTGGTTTCATCCAGTCGGTCCTTGAAGTCGCCCGCAGCATAATGCCCTGTCTGTCTTACAAGGTCTAAAATCGGAGAAGTGGTTGATGAAGATATCCACAATATAAAAATCACCATTAGTACTGCAATGATTAAAGAAATAATCCCCAATACATACTGCAAGTTATAGATGGAACGTAAGATTTCATTATAGGGATAAACAATCCCCAGCGTCCATTGGGTCGATTTTATGGGTGTGGTAATAATCCAGGATGCTTTACCCGTGAAGGGGTCTATTTCTGTTGAAGAGCGTATCCCATTTATGGTCATAAGTGCGGACAGCTCTTTAAGCAGTCTATTCTGAAAATCTTTTGCATTATCAGGTGATATTTTTTTTAATAAAAACTCTTTGTCAGGATGGGCGATAATGTAACCTTTGTTGCTCACAAGGAAGGCGTAGCCACCCATATCTACTCTCAGTGATTGTACCTTGTGTACCAGATTATTAAGACTGATATCAACGGTTGCTACGCC is part of the Pseudomonadota bacterium genome and encodes:
- a CDS encoding cache domain-containing protein, which codes for MGHEAHYAALSLANEVDILTESSRKIADGMAHALEIAPELDANFIKNLIKTNVEKNPGIYGSTISLLPGATRLGYYGPYYYRNTKGVNYKSLGSSYDYTKWDWFRIPMETGKGSWGEPYYDEGGGNILMVTYSAPIFRNNRKIGVATVDISLNNLVHKVQSLRVDMGGYAFLVSNKGYIIAHPDKEFLLKKISPDNAKDFQNRLLKELSALMTINGIRSSTEIDPFTGKASWIITTPIKSTQWTLGIVYPYNEILRSIYNLQYVLGIISLIIAVLMVIFILWISSSTTSPILDLVRQTGHYAAGDFKDRLDETKGPKEIQKLSNAFNVMGGAIEQKIQELRDTQKEIVFHLSRAAEYRDNDTGMHIKRMSHYCALLGKAYGLNDEECDLFCLASSMHDIGKIGIVDAILLKKGKLEPDEWKTMQTHVQIGEEILSGGNSKLIQTAQIIAFTHHEHWDGSGYPRGMKGKEIPIVGRITCLCDVFDSLTSERPYKKAWTVEEALNEIEINSGKIFDPYLVELFKRILSDILDIKGKLTE
- the rnr gene encoding ribonuclease R — translated: MKTKTSFINLNEENLLKTLKQEKRPLRLNELEENLHLTKEDRRKLKSLIRNMSKKGSIIKLKNKRVGIPYEMNLQTGTLWCTKSGNGFVIPDKEGEKDIFVPFRFIKNALHGDRVIVRIEHRGRHVREGKVIKVTDRKMHTVTGFIKPYKDLLYLFPDDERVSHRFIVEQPFKEIILKENMLVACRITKYPEERKDPECKIIKVFNELNDTKSISLFVTYKFDFPARFKKAINADLKQIGLDVAHNGRKDLRAKKFVTIDGEFAKDFDDAVYVEKTYKGYTLFVSIADVSHYVKIDSSLDREAYARGTSVYFPGSVIPMLPKELSNGICSLNPNDDRYAVTVQLDFNRDGDLEKTSFYTSTIRSAMRLTYNKVEDALMKGDQTVRKETRPVLPELEYMGELAKLLRGKRERRGNLDFDLPEPEVILDIEGGVKSILRAERLFSHRIIEEFMIAANEAVAKFISSKNIPLIYRIHEHPEREKLINFEKLLYALRIEHERVTKNPLSLQSILRKVRETEYEFLVNRVLLRSMKQAKYSAFNKGHFGLGLDTYLHFTSPIRRYPDLVCHRILKNIINGGYRYNEKELERMAIHLSERERIAMDAEREIEDRIRVLFMKDRLGEVYDGIISHITSYGFFVELSDVFVEGLVLLSSLSDDYYAFQEEKFRLIGRRTRKIYRLGDKVKIRVVMADVEKNQLHFALIPR